One Triplophysa rosa linkage group LG8, Trosa_1v2, whole genome shotgun sequence genomic window, GATTTAAAACGAAATGTCCATGTGAGAGTTCTGATTTCATCTGGGTTCATGTGCGCGCTTCAGCAGTCTTAGCCCCAAATGCTCTCATTGGTTGAGACGCGTGGTGACGCCCATCCCAAGCCAGTACCGGTCAACATCCCACCCCTTCTGTGACCCATGATTTGTCTGTACGTTTCAGAGCCAGTGAGCAACGGACtttcgaaataaaataatacttaaaaaatCTGCGTTAAGGCACGATAAAATAAATGTAGgcattaatgaatgaatgtgttAACGCGATAATAACCCCAGCACTACTGTCTTACATTACTGTCTGTCTGACACAAAAGATCTTCTTGTAGTAAAATGAACTACTTTCTGCATTATGAGCATGTTTTGTGAGGTATGATCTGCAGTGTTTTTCTCAGCACCTCCACTGCCTCCCAGCCCCACTCTCTGTATTTAGGGTCATGGGTCAAACGCCACATGTACATGTAGCTCTCGATGACCTCCGGCCTCAGGATGTAGTAGCGGTCACTCAGTCGTGTGGCTACCGCTTCGGCTCCTCCATCAAAGCGAAACGCTTCCGGTCCCAGTTTAGTGGCTAATGACACAGAAACACATTTCAACGTGAAATCCATACGGTGTCTTTAAACCCAACGCATGTTCTCTGCTTTCATACCATACATCAGTACTGTTGGCTACTGGCAGGTGTTTGCATTATGAGATCATGTGACCTTCACTCCTCACTTTCATTGGACGTCACCACAGACTGTGGCATCACTTCACATTAAGAATTCTGCTCACCAGCTTCATTGAAtgtgaaaatgttaaatatgaaaaaaagccCATTCAAAATGTATTCACTAATATCAACATTTACTTTAATTAAGTAATTTTAGAGTAAATTTATCTTGCTGAGTGGGCTGTTTAAGAACATTTAGAAAAATACTGATAAAAAGGAATTGCCGCTGTATTGAGGTCTATGAGAGAATAAAAAAGCTCTTATCTCTGAAACGCACATTTAAAGTATGATGTAATAAGGTCAAACTGTAAGAAATAAACCACGAAGCTTTCCGAAAGTCTTCAACACAAGACTACAACACAAGAcctgcacaaataaaaaaagattataaacaaaaatgataaaggcCAAGAGTGAGATGGAAAGCATTCACAACCGTTAAACTGAAATAGGAGATCAACTTATTTGGtaacattaaggtaccctttataaagcatttacaaatgcattacgaagcagttataactgcatgaacaAAAAGAATACCTGCCAATTAGtcagccatttttaactcacatgttataaatgcttaatacatgtatttattcattatttatttgactcgaaagcagattctttattatcttgatgttgtttgctgtcagactggacactgtagggtgttatgttggttttCTTATACCTGCTCACTATTTGGTTAGAATCCCCcgttttattcatgcagttataactgctttataatgcacttgtaaatgacttattaatcattaataaacacatttataaatgcttcataaagggtaccttaatgtaaagtgttaccaaatattTATTCATGGACTCCTAGAGAGACAGAaaagctgaagaaagaaagttctGTAACTTCTAAACACACATGCTATGAGATTTGCATTGCTCTTGCAAGGGGAAAAAACTTGTTGCAgataaaatatcaatatttatgtgtgtgtagtttgtaCGTACACAAGTGCGGGTCttttataaaaacagaatgctttCAGAGCAGAatataaaacagcaaaacaaacGCATCCCATTACACCCCGTAAATCTAAAATTACAATTCGGAGAGAACTCTTTACTCTGAATAAACAGTGGCATTTGCACGCTGATTTCGCTTTGTTTTGTCTGAACCCTGCGTCTCTTTTGCACCACTTCAGTCTGGAACCCTATCTGAGGTGATTGTGTTGTATTAACGTGTGGTTTTGTGATTATATAGCGGATGATGCTGAACTCGTCGGGATAGAAGAGCACCGATAGAGAAACGGTTATTGTCAGCATTGATACGGAAATACTTACACGGCAAAGCgcttttccaaatctgtttcaTAAAACCGAGTGTCGGCGCACAGCGGCCTGTATTATAATCACATCAAAACCTCAACACAGCTTTGAGCCATCTTACATTTAAAGAATTCGAAAACGTGCTCAAAACAAAATGCTCTTTCAAATAAAGTTGCtttgaagaaccatctctttcttacttgagtggtaatgagtgtcagctgcgcgttgcaccggtctcgcatctctcacggaggagatcggaagcagaAAAGGACGCGCGACAggagtgaaggacgagagaggaccaggcctggacattgtgttaagttttatttatgtttgtgtggccggcagttgaccgtgagctagctgtcggccctttactttcgttttgtggttggtttatttgattaaaagtttgATTTAATGTTCGCCGAATGTATTACATTCCAAGaataggaaggaaggaggcgggaacggGATAAGATTTTCCTCTGTGAGTGTGCGCACCTGTGCGGCTGTAGGACTCGTGACAGGTGTGTGTGATCTCAGCTGCCAGGTTCAGGTAATGTTGTCTGTTCTCCTGAGACGCGTCATCAGCACCGATGCCGATCATCCCGCCGGAGAAACAGGCCAGATGACCCATCTTATGATCCAGGATGCCGCCCCTCCACTCGGCCACGTAAGTTAACCCACCCTGAGACTTCTGCACCAGGTTAGTCTCGATGGCCTGAAAGAGAAACGAACATTCTATCCTCGTTTATTCAAACCTGTGTGGgtttctttcttttgtagaacacaaaagaagatattttgaagaatgtcgacactgaacccctttgacttccactgcatgggcacaaaaccactgagacatttctcaaaatatcttcttttaaattcttctTCTAGGCAAAACTAAGTCAAGGATCACTGCTTCAATAATTGAATCAATGTACAGTAGATAATTGGCTCTACGTAAACCAAAATCCATATTATTTTTAATCTGAATGTGTTCGTCTCTCATCACACTAAAGTCAGACGGACAGAGCGTAAAGCATATACTGGACGTCGCGTATCCTCCTGCACTGACCGATCAGCATCCGAgagtaattgttttaaaaacgaACCCTGGAGTCATTAATAAAAGTACCTCCATAGCGCTGTAGTACATCCTCTTCGCTTCTTCATCCGTCTTATCTGACATCAAGTAAGATTTAATGAGGTACTCATAGAAACTGTCGCCGAGACCTCCGATAGAAACATGATCTgtgcgagtgagagagagagaagaaatcaCCACGTGATACTGGTCAATATAAccataacacatttaaacacacgttcaccccaaaaaacaaagaaacaacaacACGGTagaatgtgttaaacatgtcCCGTTCATGTGCACTTGTCTCTTCTGTTTAAGAGTAAGCTGGAAAGGCATGTCTGCTTTGATTTGACACCTTTTATCTACCATATTGATCAAATGTCtcagaaaaaaagaatacaCGGCTCGTGTAGATGACAATCATTTTATGAGGACAAAACAATTGCAATAATGCCATGTATTCTattctacagtatatgtatgcTATACATTTAACACGCTTTCTGTGATTTCTCAATtttttgtaaagctgctttgaacaAATGCCACAAagaagcgctatataaatgatagccgtaaataatatatatcaataaaaaatgttctaCACATTTGAATTAAATGATGCACTCTTGGTGGTAGcataataaaaaagtttaaataataattgCGTTTGCGAATGATCTGCATATTTCTGTATCAGCACATTAAATCTTATGTGCTCATACAGAatcttaaaatcttaaaatctcgatcccagggattgcacattcaaaaaaagtattatgcaacataagtcgctttggataaaagcgtctgccaaatgcataaatgtaaaatgtaaatgtaaatcttgtcctcatccaaaataaaacaagacataatatacagctgcagaaaaaaatgaatgttcagTTAATCATAATTTCTAGATGCATTGTGGTCATTTGAGTCCAGTGTttcttgaatttcaacaaaatcaaagctCAGGACtgacatgaagtcatccaacggcaatgtgaaagactgagagacaagacacatgaaaactgagcTCAAAATCCTGGTTATAAAAACAACGAATGTTTAAACCTTTTCTAAAGACACGTGGAgggttttctttgcagtatttgaggtctgaaaacacacagagcatcttttctgttgtttccacctgtttctccagttttcagtttctttgaaacaacatttttatttgaaatttggtagaaatattgttagtagttcacagagtaaaacaaaaatgatcatttaacctaaacacatacatagaaatagtaaattcagaaaaactgaaaaataattttgaaatggtctcttattttttctgaatATTTCATAATATTTTTGGAATCAATTGATCAAAGCTGGTTCATTCTAACttaaaaacacataaatgttgacaggtgatgtcatttttaaagcagCATGAGAAGTAAACAGTTCATTTATATGCACAGGTGCAGTTGGGTTTGCTTCACTGACGATTAAGACTAAATAAGCTATATTATCAAAAAAACATAATAGATCCGACCCACACTTGATTGTCATGCAAATCAAAACGAGTCAGTTGTGGAAAAgacacaatctctctctctctctctctccagctcaCTAGCTATAGTCATGCAACACCAATTAGAGCTGCAATTGCAGATTTAATTCAGCCCTTTGAAGAAAAAGAGAATGTTTCTGCCGTTTTGTAGGTGATTCTGAAAGATTCAATTTCTGAAAGGTAATGggatttattatcattttaataactTCTGGCTGGAGTCAGACAGAAGAGCCGCGCCGGCTCAACTGATGTCACGGACGTCAGAGTAATTGCATCCGGAAACTCAAAAGATGCTCTTGCGAGTCTGTCATTCATGCCAGCGATGAAcgaagaaaacaacaacattaacaGTACAGTGAATATAACCAACCATTTCAAACTCTAAAACTCTTAACATGCCTGACATTTCAAGGAAAATTCAAACTGAGCCTACATCATTTTAATACAACATTATAAGAAAAATGGAACGAGTTTGACTGGACagtcatttcaaaactgaaaAGCGAAAGCGAATCTAGTGCCTGtttaaaagaaaatcaaatattTGATGTCACATCGAACACAGTGAACACTGCTCACGATTCATATAAAAACGATTGATTCTTATGATCATCCAAATAAATGAGAATATTACAAATACTTTGAATGATTTGCTTTTAAACATGTGCATTTGTGCATCTGTGAATGCCGGATTTACGCAGAACTGGAACATCTGTACACGTCCCAAATCCACCGCAGGTGTTTGTATTAAATATGGGGCCAATTTGATTGTTTATTCAGACACAAATATCAGCATTGCACTCCCAGCACTGTTGAACACATTTTACCACGatgcttaaaatgtttttagatTTGTTGCGGGTGAGCTGAAGGATGTCTGAAAAGACTTACGCTGAACCCAGTTTCCACTGACGGGACTCAAGAAGTTGGGATACAGTCCGCGAGGCTTCTCGATTTTGTTCAACAGCTTTCGAATGTTCATCACCTAATAAAAGAACCACAAGCAAAATCATTCAAGACCTGTATTCTGTTAAACTCAACACCGTCAGGAAGAAATCTCGTACCTTCTCTGTAAACGTGGGGTTTCCAGAGAGTTCAGACAGGTGAAGAAACTCCAGGTGCAGCGTGCCGAACTCCGCCAGGATGCTGCTCCCGGCCGACGCCCATCCCCAACCCCAACTGGTGCCACTGCAACAGAGAGCAAACCAGGCGACGTGAGCACCGCCACCCACGCCACGCTGCTGCCATGGCAACCACATCCGCCGCCAGCAGGTAACCGCGTGGCTGGATGGTACCAACAAAGCAGCCAACCACAGAAAGATGccaatgttgttgttatttactgGAAAAAGCAGAGTGTTGTTTAACGGAGCAACCCGTTCTctctcccgactcgtcacatatttacgctcggtcagcgcccctcggcgtcgttttcgacgaacagggaactgcgttgctgtttgctaaatgctccagatcgagatgcgtgcaattcttagcatttcataattatttatggttttaatattttgtagcacctaaccccaccctaaccctaaccacttctcagccatataaaatataacaaacaactcgtttcgaagacctttttgcaccaaagtcgtacgataactttacatgaagatgccgtgcgtgtccgtgaatacatgaactcggctcccattcaaaagataaaccggaacagcttgatacagtcggttgcgggagccaataccgtttcacgttcaaagccaacgaaatgacgcgatcggacacgagacacgggagagccaatggcatcgaagctgacgtaacttcctctggcggcaatatttgaacgtcgttcttcactggatttgagattgacggcggacggtgatcgctttcgcatctgttcctaatacaaatcgatcgtttcgcgttggtacccttggaatatctgtatttttgaacgacattgtgacagcttgtattatgtgttttatattacgataaatactattgttacattacttgctcaaactgtgaaactgtctgaatagcgtcatgtaaacgcaattatcctggccattaaacttaaattaaaccccgaaacatcatcattgcaaattatatctaatatacattttcacaatGACGGTAAAATTCGAGTGCCCgtcacgtcgaaaaacgacgccaaaggggtaccctgcgcgttcaaaagtgacgccgaaagacgctgaccgagcgtaaatatgtgacaaGTCGGGAGTGAGGATGTGTTGAAAGGAGACGTGTTAAAAGCTTTCACCTCGTTCCACACCTGAACGCCGAACGCTAACGACGACGGGAACAATTCTGCTCACGATTCAATAAATGATTCTTTTAGTAATGAGGAAGAAAGAACGGACCATAAAAGACAGGCTCGTGTTTAAATGGCTGCATTTCACACGGTTagatataaaagaaaaatgccgAACTTTATATTTGATAAGAGTATtctgttattaaaaataaagatgtacCGCTTATTCTCATAAAGGGATGTTCAGTATTACATCTGAAGTATTTCAGGCTTTGTTTGGAGTTAATATTATGAAAATTTCATTtgttgttaaagtcccagtgaaattaaaaatgacaatgccaaTTTTTCATGAAATCTTGCAGTgtatattgtaaatagtttatcaatgtgggtcattctctttttaaaattcttaatctttagttaaaatctgaaaatgcacttccttcctgtattGACTattcatctcaaatgacgtatgttagacggcttcaCTGCAAAAAGTTTTGCTGTGTTGGGCGGAGCAtacgttaactcctccccttctaCTGTCAGCTTGCTGCCAGTTCcacttcaaaatgcaacggctgtttttatacatccaatcaaatcgcagagaaagacaaaagccacgcccactattttctcattagaaattccatttcactcggaaatgcgtcaaaataaggaagtaaaaacgaccgcaacttccagttcaaggggactttaaaggcagaTGATCCCGTCTCCGCTGCGGGTCTCAGACCGGCTGTAAGTGAAGTGAACCGaaacaaaaaacatacagaaagGCGAATGGAGAGCGAAGCCCGAGTGAGCTCAGAAATGAACAGTTCCGACTTCACCGCGCTGTTCTTCTCCCTGCAGGATTCATTTGGTGAAAGTGCGGAACTAATTCACAAGATGATTTGTTTTCGGTTTTTATTGTGAGAGCGAGACACGCGCCGCTTCTCTTCTGAGGATACGATCAATAGCGCTGACGTCTGGggagaaaaagaaaagtgaGGAAACTTTTGTAGGGAAAAATCCACTGAAGCCGCTACCCAACTAACCAACAGCGTTCAACAAAAACTAGGAAGTGTTTAACGCCACAGAATCCTCACTGTCTTTTAGATTCCTACTGACATCCACTAGTATAAACGTTTCTAATCTGTTTCAGTCACAAAGTCGTGCGGCTCGACGTGTGCATCTGCCGTCCTGACTAACCTGAGCACCACAGCGGTCTCAGTCGTCTCCCGGCCCATCTGTGGTTCTGGCTCCTGCTCCTCGTCTAACTGGAATTAGCTCTAGAATCGGTTAATTAAATTTGCCTGCAGCTGTCACGGCGAGCTGGTGGGCTAATGGAAGGCAGGTGGGCGCCGGAGACGCCAGGAAGCGTCTCTTTCGGCATGAGACGTAAAAGGTAAGATGTGAGACATATGGATTTGTGAAGGAATGGGACGGGGGGGGGGATTGGGCCGCGCTGGATGCTCACCTGCCCAGGTTAATGACTCCTCGGGGAATGCCGGTGGGCGTGTTGAAAGCGGGTAAGAGCTTCTCGCCCAACTCCACCACCTTCTGTTTATACATCTGAAAAACAAAGAAGAGCAAGTGTGAGACTGAGAGTAACACATACACAGTCTGTGAacgatcacacacacacacacacacacacacacacacacacacgcacacacacacacacactttactcGTCTGTTTCTACTGAAATCCATTCATTCACAACCAAGCCAGACGTCTAGTGACATCAGCGATGATGTCATTGATAACGGTTTGATTCTAGTGATACTCGTTCTCAGTCTGATGTATCGTCTGCAGGGTCAGAAAATCGACATTCAGCAaacaaatctgtgtgtgtgtttttgtgtgtgtgtgtgtgtgtgtgtgtgtgtgtgagaatatAGAAGTTGTGTTATAAATCAGATCGTTCTGATTTTACGTTCTGCTGGATGAGTGGTGTCTGTATTTTCTATATTCATATGTTTTCAGTAATAACGCGGCTTATGATGCTGTAAAAGACTTCAGTCATTCTAAAACATTTAGCATACACAGATTACAGCACATTTCAAAGCTTCAACCCTGTTGAAAGAGACTTAGCCGTGTGATATCGGCATATTGCTAATGCTGTTCAGAGCGTCACTCACTTCTTAACATGAAGCTTAAAAACACTCGCTGCCAACAGCGCTTCCCATTACTGTCACTTCAGAACAGCACGTTTGATCAAATACATCCCAAATGGACTTCAAAATCCCCACAGAATCAGTTTCAGAGGCACATTCTTCTCTGACGGTGATCTTTAAGACTGCATTAAAGTCAGCAGACAGCAACAGACTCGCTGGCAGTTATACTTGAAATGGGCTGTTATTACCAGAGAAACTCTTCTAAAGCGAGGGTCACTATTATCATCGCTCAGACTCCGAGACACAGATGTGAGAGAGACCCCTCTTGTCGCAGCGGACATGAGTGAAAGCTCAAATCCTGCGGAGCGTTGTGGACAGATGTGCTGTTAGTAAGAAAGATGAAAGAAATCTCAGATTTACTCTGAAGGAAGAGACCTGAGCTGTGTCTCCACAACAGAACGTCACACAGACCTGGAGGAccgtactgtacacacacacacactgacactgaTACACTGAATTACAGACATTCAAAggtcattctgtatgatttataagcttgtttcctcacgGGGACCAAAAAAAGGATATTGTCATCTTTGTGgggtccccataccgtagggtttacccttcccacacacacacacacacacacactctctcacacacacacacacgcaatattaaaagaagatattttgaagaatgttggtagcagAGAAcagttggtccccattgacttgcattggttttgtgttcat contains:
- the LOC130557580 gene encoding mannosyl-oligosaccharide 1,2-alpha-mannosidase IA isoform X1, with product MVFRKLPGVSASGMGLRLSQKFVFLLFLSGLVTLCFGALFFLPDSVRLKRIFLSKNENPAVTVGSDSDARELSKKVPGDQEHQRVGLKGADANVKLKVSRKPSVTHGARTVERSVGSRTQEDWSPARAHEQTPKDERVTSGAQHIGGFNFESFKKCLQKAPLGKDQGKPSDPQTLQRREKVKEMMKFAWDNYKLYAWGKNELRPLTRNGHIGNMFGGLRGASIVDSLDTLYIMGLMEEYEEAKEWIQNNLDLNSNGEASVFEVNIRYVGGLLSAFYLTGDEMYKQKVVELGEKLLPAFNTPTGIPRGVINLGSSGTSWGWGWASAGSSILAEFGTLHLEFLHLSELSGNPTFTEKVMNIRKLLNKIEKPRGLYPNFLSPVSGNWVQHHVSIGGLGDSFYEYLIKSYLMSDKTDEEAKRMYYSAMEAIETNLVQKSQGGLTYVAEWRGGILDHKMGHLACFSGGMIGIGADDASQENRQHYLNLAAEITHTCHESYSRTATKLGPEAFRFDGGAEAVATRLSDRYYILRPEVIESYMYMWRLTHDPKYREWGWEAVEVLRKTLQIIPHKTCS